The Campylobacter showae CSUNSWCD genome contains a region encoding:
- the modA gene encoding molybdate ABC transporter substrate-binding protein, producing MKKLLLISVAAAVAFGGENLLVGAGGGYKKPVTEVIENLKKDGVQIEGAFANLGQITIQAKEGKMAAIVGDEAFLMKTDLDIKGYERIGKGALVLVTPKGKQIKDVSELKNLAKIAMPDSKKAIYGVRTTEFLKNSGLEADLAPKMLPVAGVPQVVAYVTNGEVDAGFINSTEAVAREGEFGSVIYIDEALYSPVFISAAKLAACEGNEACAKFIDEIKTPRSKEIFAKYGLK from the coding sequence ATGAAAAAATTACTACTTATTTCTGTTGCGGCCGCGGTTGCCTTTGGTGGCGAAAATTTGCTCGTGGGTGCCGGCGGCGGATACAAAAAACCGGTCACTGAAGTGATAGAAAATCTCAAAAAAGACGGCGTGCAGATCGAAGGCGCGTTTGCAAATTTAGGCCAAATCACTATCCAAGCAAAAGAGGGCAAGATGGCGGCGATAGTTGGCGACGAGGCATTTTTAATGAAAACGGATCTGGACATAAAAGGCTATGAGCGCATCGGCAAGGGCGCTTTGGTGCTAGTTACGCCAAAAGGCAAGCAGATAAAAGACGTATCTGAGCTAAAAAATCTCGCTAAAATCGCGATGCCGGACTCTAAAAAAGCGATCTATGGCGTTAGGACGACGGAGTTTTTGAAAAACTCGGGACTAGAGGCCGATCTAGCGCCTAAGATGCTACCGGTCGCGGGCGTACCGCAAGTGGTCGCCTACGTCACGAATGGCGAAGTGGACGCGGGTTTTATCAACTCGACCGAAGCGGTGGCTAGAGAGGGCGAGTTTGGCAGCGTGATTTACATCGACGAGGCGCTTTATAGCCCCGTTTTTATCTCGGCGGCAAAGCTTGCTGCGTGCGAAGGTAACGAGGCGTGCGCTAAATTTATAGACGAGATAAAAACCCCTCGCTCGAAGGAAATTTTCGCTAAATACGGGCTAAAGTAA
- the upp gene encoding uracil phosphoribosyltransferase → MKNVRLISHPLIEHKLAILRDKNTEPFQFRMLVDEISHLMIFEATRDLALRDVSVQTPVAQAQAKKLATKVMICPILRAALGMLDSVFTIIPDASVGFLGFQRNEKTAEAEFFYAKLPRDAKNRLAIIIDPMFATGGTAIDAVKFLRENGIKQIKFISIIAAPEGLKRFSEVYPDVEVYTAAIDERLNEKNYIVPGLGDAGDRVFNTL, encoded by the coding sequence ATGAAAAACGTCAGGCTCATCTCTCACCCGCTCATCGAGCACAAACTAGCGATTTTAAGGGATAAAAACACCGAGCCGTTTCAGTTTAGGATGCTCGTGGACGAGATCAGCCACCTGATGATATTTGAGGCGACTAGGGATCTGGCGCTGCGCGACGTGAGCGTGCAGACCCCGGTCGCCCAGGCCCAAGCCAAAAAGCTCGCGACAAAGGTGATGATTTGCCCGATTTTGCGAGCGGCGCTGGGCATGCTTGATAGCGTATTTACGATTATTCCAGACGCTAGCGTGGGCTTTTTGGGCTTTCAGCGAAACGAAAAGACCGCGGAGGCGGAGTTTTTCTACGCTAAACTGCCTCGCGACGCTAAAAATCGCCTAGCCATCATCATCGACCCGATGTTTGCTACCGGCGGTACGGCTATCGACGCGGTTAAATTTTTACGCGAAAACGGCATAAAGCAGATCAAATTTATCTCCATCATCGCCGCTCCAGAAGGGCTAAAGCGCTTTAGCGAAGTTTACCCGGACGTCGAGGTCTATACGGCTGCGATCGACGAGCGACTAAATGAGAAAAACTACATCGTACCGGGTCTTGGCGACGCGGGCGATAGGGTGTTTAATACGCTTTAA
- the cbiM gene encoding cobalt transporter CbiM, translated as MHISEGVLKPEIIVPCSAVCVVLVSSLIYKLKTSEIPKVAAVSAMFFMASFIHVPIGVTSIHLVLSGLAGAFLGANAVLAIFIALFFQALLFGYGGLSALGVNLLIIASPALLSPYLLKLSFKRYRSFFWFLIGFLPILCSSVLLSLTLVLNGKEFAPVAALVFTSNLALMALEGIISLFALSFIYRVKKDLLIC; from the coding sequence ATGCACATCAGCGAAGGCGTTTTAAAACCCGAAATCATCGTGCCTTGCTCGGCCGTTTGCGTCGTTTTGGTCTCAAGCTTGATTTACAAGCTAAAAACGAGCGAGATACCCAAGGTAGCGGCCGTCAGCGCGATGTTTTTTATGGCGTCCTTTATCCACGTGCCCATCGGCGTCACGTCGATACATCTCGTGCTAAGCGGCCTTGCGGGGGCGTTTTTGGGCGCAAATGCCGTTTTGGCTATTTTTATCGCGCTGTTTTTTCAGGCCTTGCTTTTTGGTTACGGCGGACTGAGTGCGCTTGGCGTAAATTTGCTCATTATCGCTTCTCCGGCGCTTCTTAGCCCATATCTTTTAAAGCTATCTTTTAAGCGATATAGATCGTTTTTCTGGTTTTTGATAGGGTTTTTGCCTATACTTTGCTCTTCGGTTTTGCTCTCCTTGACGCTTGTTTTAAATGGCAAAGAGTTTGCGCCCGTGGCCGCGCTTGTTTTTACTTCAAATTTAGCCCTTATGGCGCTTGAGGGGATTATCTCGCTTTTTGCGCTTTCTTTTATTTATAGAGTTAAAAAGGATCTTTTGATTTGCTAA
- a CDS encoding molybdate ABC transporter permease subunit has protein sequence MHELAWLIHPLLLSAKTLAVTFVLLLFLGLGAAYFLAFYRGKFKAVLEAVVMFPLIFPPIATGFLLLYILGRNGVIGKALNLQIVFSFSALVIASFLAGLPLFVKPVQSALESLPKSLIEAGQSLGKNRFEIAVFILIPNVFKSVISALVLALARGLGEVGITLMLGGNIVGKTDTVSLAIYNAVYDGENGHALILSVILVVLSLVLFGFINFLERAKK, from the coding sequence TTGCACGAACTCGCCTGGCTTATTCACCCGCTGCTTTTAAGCGCCAAAACGCTAGCCGTAACCTTTGTGCTGCTTCTATTTTTGGGGCTTGGCGCGGCTTATTTTTTGGCGTTTTACCGCGGCAAATTTAAGGCTGTCTTAGAAGCGGTCGTGATGTTTCCGCTCATTTTTCCGCCAATCGCTACGGGATTTTTGCTGCTTTATATCTTGGGGCGAAACGGCGTGATCGGCAAGGCGTTAAATTTACAGATCGTTTTTAGCTTTTCAGCACTTGTTATCGCTTCGTTTTTAGCGGGCTTGCCGCTGTTTGTAAAGCCTGTCCAAAGTGCGCTTGAAAGCCTTCCCAAAAGCCTAATCGAAGCGGGTCAAAGCCTAGGCAAAAATCGCTTTGAGATCGCCGTTTTTATCCTTATTCCAAACGTCTTTAAAAGCGTCATTTCGGCGCTCGTTTTGGCTCTGGCTCGCGGCCTTGGCGAGGTCGGTATCACGCTGATGCTAGGCGGAAATATCGTAGGCAAAACCGACACCGTTTCGCTAGCGATTTATAACGCGGTTTACGACGGCGAAAACGGCCACGCGCTCATTTTGAGCGTGATTTTGGTCGTGCTTAGCTTGGTGCTTTTTGGATTTATAAATTTTCTCGAGCGAGCTAAAAAATAG
- a CDS encoding tetratricopeptide repeat protein: MKRVFVLLVVLFSVGFSENLTKLGAEAYNQGDYQKAAQLWQKACDEENALGCGGLGALYAEGKGVRQDYQKAAQLWQKACDGGEALGCNGLGELYRDGKGVGQDYQKAAQFYQKACDGGIAEGCNDLGFLYANGQGVKEDYQKAVQLWQKACDEENALSCGGLGALYAEGKGVRQDYQKAAQLFQKACDGGEALGCNSLGILYKYGQGVRQNFSTAKEYYGKACDLGLQLGCDSYRELNEKGY; this comes from the coding sequence ATGAAAAGAGTTTTTGTTTTACTCGTCGTTTTATTTTCCGTTGGATTTTCCGAAAATCTTACGAAGCTAGGAGCAGAAGCTTATAATCAGGGCGACTACCAAAAAGCAGCCCAGTTATGGCAGAAGGCTTGTGATGAGGAAAATGCTTTGGGTTGCGGCGGTTTAGGAGCTTTATATGCAGAAGGCAAAGGGGTAAGGCAAGATTATCAAAAGGCAGCCCAGCTATGGCAGAAGGCTTGCGACGGCGGAGAGGCTTTGGGTTGTAACGGCTTAGGAGAGTTGTATAGAGATGGTAAAGGAGTAGGACAGGACTACCAAAAGGCAGCTCAGTTTTATCAAAAAGCTTGTGATGGGGGAATTGCCGAGGGTTGCAATGATTTAGGATTTTTATATGCAAACGGCCAGGGCGTAAAAGAGGATTATCAAAAGGCAGTCCAGTTATGGCAGAAGGCTTGTGACGAGGAAAATGCTTTGAGTTGCGGCGGTTTAGGAGCTTTATATGCAGAAGGCAAAGGGGTAAGGCAAGATTATCAAAAAGCAGCCCAGTTGTTTCAAAAAGCTTGTGATGGGGGAGAGGCTTTGGGCTGCAACAGTTTAGGAATTTTATACAAATATGGTCAAGGCGTAAGACAGAATTTTTCTACTGCAAAAGAGTACTACGGCAAAGCCTGCGATCTAGGACTTCAGTTGGGTTGTGATAGCTATAGAGAGCTAAATGAAAAAGGCTACTAA
- a CDS encoding barstar family protein: MKTITLNGAKMREETAAFEYLARKFGLDPDVKNLDALYDALGEINEATQINLKNRAALSALGGYADDLIAVFTDLAEENERVKFDILS; this comes from the coding sequence GTGAAAACCATAACTCTAAACGGCGCAAAAATGCGCGAGGAAACGGCGGCCTTTGAGTATCTAGCGCGAAAATTCGGCCTTGATCCGGATGTGAAAAACCTCGACGCGCTTTACGACGCTCTGGGTGAGATAAACGAAGCAACGCAGATAAATCTAAAAAACCGCGCCGCTCTTAGTGCGCTAGGGGGCTACGCGGACGATCTAATCGCCGTTTTTACCGACCTTGCGGAGGAAAACGAGCGCGTAAAATTTGATATTTTATCTTGA
- a CDS encoding acetyl-CoA carboxylase biotin carboxylase subunit, whose translation MEIKRILIANRGEIALRALRTIKEMGKEAVVVYSTADKDALYVKYADVAICIGKERSSDSYLNIAAIISAAEISEADAIFPGYGFLSENQNFVEICSHHKLKFIGPSVAAMALMSDKSKAKQVMQRAGVPVIPGSDGAVADTKAAKELAKKIGYPVILKAAAGGGGRGMRVVEKEADLEKAFWSAESEAMSAFGDGTMYMEKYILNPRHIEVQIIGDSHGNVLHIGERDCSMQRRHQKLIEESPAILLDEKTRERLHETAIKAAKAIGYEGAGTFEFLVDKNLDFYFIEMNTRLQVEHTVSEMVSGLDIIELMIKVAEGEKLPSQKSIELKGHAIECRITAEDPNTFTPCPGKITKYVCPGGRNVRMDSHIYQDYSIPPYYDSMIGKLIVWDTDRNRAIHKMKVTLEQLIIGGIKTTRDFHIAMMENQDFIDNNYDTNYLSRR comes from the coding sequence ATGGAAATAAAAAGAATTTTAATCGCAAATCGCGGCGAAATCGCGCTGCGAGCCTTGCGAACGATAAAGGAAATGGGCAAAGAAGCCGTCGTGGTCTATTCCACGGCCGATAAAGACGCGCTCTACGTCAAATACGCCGACGTTGCGATCTGTATCGGCAAGGAGCGCTCAAGCGACAGCTACCTAAATATCGCCGCTATCATCAGCGCGGCCGAAATCAGCGAAGCCGACGCGATATTTCCGGGCTACGGATTTTTAAGCGAAAATCAAAATTTCGTCGAAATTTGCTCGCATCACAAGCTAAAATTTATCGGACCTAGCGTAGCCGCGATGGCTTTGATGAGTGATAAAAGTAAGGCAAAACAGGTCATGCAAAGAGCTGGTGTGCCAGTCATCCCTGGCTCAGACGGCGCAGTGGCTGACACAAAAGCAGCAAAAGAGCTAGCTAAAAAGATCGGCTATCCTGTCATACTAAAAGCTGCTGCAGGTGGCGGCGGACGTGGTATGCGCGTGGTTGAAAAAGAGGCTGATTTAGAAAAAGCATTTTGGTCGGCTGAGAGCGAGGCGATGAGTGCATTTGGTGATGGCACAATGTATATGGAAAAATATATCTTAAACCCACGCCACATCGAGGTTCAAATCATCGGCGACAGTCATGGCAACGTGCTTCATATAGGTGAAAGAGACTGCTCTATGCAGCGCCGCCATCAAAAGCTTATCGAAGAGAGCCCAGCTATCTTGCTTGATGAAAAAACAAGAGAGAGGCTGCACGAAACTGCCATAAAAGCAGCAAAAGCGATCGGCTACGAGGGAGCTGGTACGTTTGAGTTTTTGGTTGATAAAAATTTAGACTTTTACTTCATCGAGATGAACACAAGGCTTCAAGTCGAGCACACAGTGAGCGAAATGGTAAGCGGTCTTGACATCATCGAGCTAATGATAAAAGTGGCTGAGGGCGAAAAGCTGCCGTCACAAAAGAGCATCGAGCTAAAAGGTCATGCGATCGAATGCAGGATTACAGCCGAGGATCCAAACACCTTTACTCCGTGCCCCGGCAAGATCACAAAGTACGTCTGCCCAGGCGGCCGAAACGTGCGCATGGATAGCCACATCTATCAGGACTACTCGATCCCGCCGTACTACGACAGCATGATCGGCAAGCTCATCGTCTGGGATACCGATAGAAACAGAGCCATCCACAAGATGAAGGTCACGCTCGAGCAGCTCATCATCGGCGGCATCAAGACCACGCGCGATTTTCACATCGCGATGATGGAAAACCAAGACTTCATCGACAACAACTACGATACCAACTACCTCTCTCGCCGATAA
- the accB gene encoding acetyl-CoA carboxylase biotin carboxyl carrier protein yields MKKEDIKELIEFFNEMDMNRIKIKSGDFEVELEKFADCCELPKPVVQAPAPTPTPVNVVVSSEVKAPANSPKDSIKSPMVGTFYAAPSPGAAPFVKAGQRVRKGDVVGIIEAMKIMNEIEAEFDCQITEMLVSDGQPVEFGLPLFGVEKI; encoded by the coding sequence ATGAAAAAAGAAGACATAAAAGAGCTGATCGAGTTTTTTAACGAGATGGACATGAACCGCATAAAGATAAAAAGCGGGGATTTTGAGGTCGAGCTTGAAAAATTCGCCGACTGCTGCGAGCTGCCAAAGCCCGTCGTCCAAGCTCCAGCTCCGACTCCGACTCCAGTAAATGTTGTGGTAAGCTCAGAGGTCAAAGCTCCTGCTAATTCTCCAAAAGACAGCATAAAATCGCCTATGGTCGGTACTTTCTACGCTGCTCCAAGCCCAGGCGCTGCACCATTTGTAAAAGCAGGCCAAAGAGTGAGAAAAGGCGATGTAGTGGGCATTATCGAAGCTATGAAGATCATGAACGAGATCGAGGCTGAATTTGACTGCCAGATCACTGAGATGCTAGTCTCTGACGGTCAGCCGGTCGAGTTTGGATTGCCGTTATTTGGCGTGGAGAAAATTTGA
- a CDS encoding ribonuclease domain-containing protein, with product MNKQLIRNIILPLAVLLLAALFKFIIPDNSAAPKQNQPQSEFRGNGANKNVAAVPTANIVKDGIYTSKDEVAAYIYRFGELPRNFITKKDAIALGWDAKSGNLWQVTDKKSIGGDRFSNREKKLPNADGRKWFECDIGYRGGRRGAERIVFSSDGLIYYTPDHYENFYLLYERRQQ from the coding sequence TTGAACAAACAACTCATTAGAAACATCATCTTACCGCTGGCCGTTTTGCTGCTCGCGGCGCTGTTTAAATTTATCATCCCGGATAACTCGGCCGCCCCGAAACAAAATCAGCCGCAAAGCGAATTTAGAGGAAACGGCGCAAACAAAAACGTAGCCGCCGTACCGACCGCAAACATCGTAAAAGACGGCATCTACACCTCAAAAGACGAGGTTGCGGCGTATATTTATAGATTCGGCGAGTTGCCGCGAAACTTTATCACCAAAAAAGATGCGATCGCGCTCGGATGGGACGCTAAAAGCGGCAATCTATGGCAAGTCACGGATAAAAAAAGCATCGGCGGCGACCGCTTTTCAAATAGAGAAAAAAAGCTGCCCAATGCCGACGGGCGCAAGTGGTTTGAGTGCGATATCGGATACCGCGGAGGGCGACGCGGAGCCGAGCGTATAGTGTTTTCTAGCGACGGGCTGATCTACTACACGCCCGATCATTATGAGAACTTTTATCTACTTTATGAGCGGAGACAGCAGTGA
- a CDS encoding energy-coupling factor ABC transporter ATP-binding protein encodes MSCTISLKNVCAKIGERTLFENLNLNATHKDKIALIGPNGCGKSTLLEIMAGLKSPSLGYIELFHHKISNLDEYKPFRHDVGYLFQESNDCFICPSVLDDVMFSLLSRGEDEDGSSAKTEEILRELEIWHLKDEIVFNLSGGEKKLVALAGILVAKPKILLLDEPTTALDAQMQARIAAILKSLDVTQIIVSHDKEFISDVASAMYRLTKNGLEPI; translated from the coding sequence ATGAGCTGCACGATAAGCCTAAAAAACGTCTGCGCTAAAATAGGCGAAAGAACGCTATTTGAAAATCTAAATTTAAACGCGACGCACAAGGATAAAATCGCCCTCATAGGCCCAAACGGCTGCGGTAAAAGCACCTTGCTTGAGATAATGGCGGGGCTTAAATCGCCCTCTTTGGGCTATATCGAGCTTTTTCATCATAAAATTTCAAATTTAGACGAGTACAAGCCGTTTCGCCACGACGTGGGCTATCTTTTTCAAGAAAGCAACGATTGCTTCATCTGCCCTAGCGTACTTGATGACGTGATGTTTTCGCTACTTAGCCGCGGTGAGGACGAGGACGGTTCTAGCGCAAAAACAGAGGAAATTTTACGCGAGCTTGAAATTTGGCATCTAAAAGACGAGATCGTTTTTAATCTCTCGGGAGGCGAGAAAAAGCTCGTCGCGCTAGCTGGGATACTGGTGGCTAAGCCTAAAATTTTACTACTTGACGAGCCTACGACCGCGCTTGATGCGCAGATGCAAGCAAGGATAGCCGCTATCTTAAAATCCCTCGACGTCACACAGATAATCGTATCTCACGACAAGGAATTTATAAGCGATGTAGCAAGCGCGATGTACCGTCTAACCAAAAACGGACTAGAGCCGATATAA
- a CDS encoding DUF4198 domain-containing protein, whose translation MKIKSLALMLLGVSAYAHFGMVVPSNSTVDDEKEANLQITYKFTHPFEGDMMNLVLPNEAGVFVNGKKEAIKDLKELKEDKFSYFTASYDVKEPGIYQFYMDPKPYFEPAEDKFIRHITKTVVDAYGYGEGWDKPAGLKAEIVPLTRPYGLYKGNLFSGVVYYKGKPAKNVTVEVEYYNAKGLKAPSDAHVTQVVNTNEQGEFSFAMPLEGWWGFAALIDDDQKIKHEGKEYPVELGAVIWVQTKEYK comes from the coding sequence ATGAAAATCAAGTCTTTGGCGCTTATGCTTTTGGGCGTTAGCGCTTATGCGCATTTTGGTATGGTCGTGCCGTCAAATTCGACCGTAGATGACGAGAAAGAGGCAAATTTGCAGATTACTTACAAATTTACCCATCCTTTTGAGGGCGATATGATGAACCTGGTCCTTCCAAACGAGGCGGGCGTTTTCGTAAACGGTAAAAAAGAGGCGATAAAAGATCTAAAAGAGCTTAAAGAGGATAAATTTAGCTACTTTACGGCTAGCTACGACGTAAAAGAGCCCGGCATTTATCAGTTTTATATGGATCCAAAGCCCTATTTCGAGCCTGCAGAGGATAAATTTATAAGGCATATAACAAAAACCGTCGTCGACGCCTACGGCTACGGCGAAGGCTGGGATAAACCGGCTGGACTAAAAGCCGAGATAGTGCCGCTAACGCGTCCGTATGGGCTTTATAAGGGAAATTTGTTCTCAGGTGTGGTTTATTATAAAGGAAAACCCGCTAAAAACGTAACCGTTGAGGTAGAGTACTATAACGCTAAAGGGTTAAAAGCTCCGTCCGATGCGCACGTAACGCAGGTCGTAAACACTAACGAGCAGGGCGAATTTAGCTTTGCGATGCCGCTTGAGGGCTGGTGGGGATTTGCCGCGCTGATAGACGACGATCAAAAGATAAAACACGAGGGCAAAGAGTATCCAGTGGAGCTTGGAGCCGTTATCTGGGTGCAAACTAAAGAGTATAAATAA